A single Pieris rapae chromosome 2, ilPieRapa1.1, whole genome shotgun sequence DNA region contains:
- the LOC110991812 gene encoding exosome complex component CSL4, translating into MQIDKEESKQTTEDIKICIPGMRISPCNKETMSGAGTYELDGYIYTYLAGILKSQYDEVKKANILSIESPKSPSVLPQMGDVATARVIAVNSRLVQCQILCVGPTVLARPYRGILKKEDIRDMDKDRIDPYKCFRPGDVILARVLPMTELHAYHLSTAENELGVVIATAEGSPQGVSMVPISWSEMQCPTTLNKEPRKVARVIPETINKEFVLASQPELGKS; encoded by the exons ATGCAAATAGATAAAGAAGAATCAAAACAAACGACAGAagacattaaaatatgtatacctGGAATGCGCATAAGTCCATGCAATAAAGAAACTATGTCAGGGGCTGGCACATATGAACTAGATGGTTATATATACACGTATCTAGCAGGAATTTTGAAATCACAGTATGATGAGGTTAAAAAG GCAAACATTTTATCCATAGAAAGTCCAAAAAGCCCTAGTGTGCTTCCTCAAATGGGAGATGTAGCCACAGCAAGAGTAATAGCTGTAAACTCCCGCTTAGTACAATGCCAGATACTTTGCGTGGGTCCAACGGTGTTAGCTAGGCCATACAGAGGAATTCTGAAAAAGGAAGATATAAGAGATATGGATAAAGATAGAATCGATCCCTATAAGTGCTTCAGACCCGGGGATGTTATTTTAGCAAGAGTT TTACCAATGACAGAGCTACATGCTTATCACCTATCCACTGCAGAAAATGAGCTTGGTGTAGTAATTGCAACTGCTGAAGGCTCTCCACAAGGAGTAAGCATGGTTCCTATCAGTTGGTCTGAAATGCAGTGCCCTACAACATTAAACAAAGAGCCCAGGAAAGTAGCAAGAGTAATACCTGAAACTATCAATAAAGAATTTGTGTTAGCAAGTCAACCTGAATTGGGGAAgagttga